The nucleotide sequence CGGGACTCGTGGCGCTGTGGCGTTCCTCCCTGCTGTGGATCTCCTGATGCTTCCTGAGCGCCCTCTGCACCGTGAAGCGCTTCCTGCAGACGTCGCACTGGAACGGTCTCTCTCCGGTGTGGGACCGGATGTGATCCGTCAGTCGGGACGACCGGGAGAAGCCGCGGCCGCAGATGTCACAGGCGTAGCGCGGCGCCGTGTGGAGGAGCCgtttgtgttcctgcagctccttGGAGGAGCTGAAGTCCTTCTGACACAGGAAGCAGTGAAGGGATTCTTCATCCTGGAGGTCAGACGGAGTAAAGAGGAGCTGAGAGGTTCGTTCAACATCATAATGACCCAGTCCTCCGCGGTCCGAGCACTGAGACAGATACAGGTGAGCATTCGTGCACTGAACGCTGCCTGTTCACTCGCTGGAGTCGGCACAAACTACGACAGGTTGTTTTATCATATAATCGTTTCTATTAAAGTGATGTTGAGCAAACTTAAGGTACAACGACTGAAACTGAGAAATTAATATTCAGCCAACATCTGAAGAGAAACTCGTTAACCCTAACCACGTTAAAGGCTTACAGGGAGGTCTGGATCAGGATGTTTGAACAGATCTGGATGTAAAATGTTTCTTAGACATTCAGGGATGAAGTTCAGGTTTGAGTTAAGATGCTGACAGTTTCTCCCTGAAACATGAAGCCTTTGAAGGACGGAGTGAAGATGCAGCAGATTCATGGGATAAAAACCGTTTCTGTTCATGCTGTGCTCCTCACCTTGTCGGCAGAACCGTCGGCATgtttctccagatgtttcctcaGCAGACCCGGCCGGTTGAAGCTCTTGCTGCACAGCGTGCAGGGGTGGCGTTTCTGACCCGTGTGGAGCTGGGTGTGATCCCTGAAAGACGAGGCTGAGGAGAAAGACTTCTCGCAGAGGGAGCAGGAGTACAGTTTCTGCTCTGCGTGACTGTTCCGGTGATCCACGAGCCCGCTCCTGGAGGCGAAGCGTTTGGGGCACAGCGAACAGCAGAAGGGCTTCTCCCCGGTGTGCGTCCGCTCGTGCTGCACCAGGTAACGCCGCTGGATGAAGCCCCGCCCACAGACGGAGCAGGCGAAGGGCTTCTCAGGAGCGTGGAGGACGAGGTGCCTCCTCAGGCAGCCTCTCTGGGAGTAGCTGACCCCGCAGTGCGGGCAGGAGTACGGCTTCTCGCCGGTGTGAACCCTCTGGTGGATGTAAACGTTGATCTTCTTGGTGAAGCGTTTCCCGCAGATGGAGCAGCTGTGAGGTTTGTAGCCGGCGTGGGCGGCCATGTGATCGGCCAGCCGGGACGGGCCGGCGAACGCCCGGCCGCATAGCGAACAGACGTGACGTCGTTTTGATTTGCTGCGTTTTAATGAAGGTCCTTGTGTTGTGGAGAGAATCTGGGGGTCCTGAACCGGCGACCctcctgcaggaaaacacaacaacttcaCGGATTctgctaaaacatttaaacacttccTTAAAAACACCTGATTATTATATCTACGACATAAAAAACGGCTCCGGATCaactttcagatgttttcttcagactttggctgttttttctctcagtttcagtCCTTGGATCAAAACTGTTTCAggagaatgttttattttcatttttagtgtttagtTTCCACAAATTTTCTAAAGACACGCTGCGGAGGAGAAAGCTGAAATATTCTCAAACGAGCAGCCAGGTGACCGGAGGCcgtttctgctcctcagtcGTTAAAGGAGGAGCGGTTTTAAGGAGGTGTAAACGTCCAGGAGCACCAGGAGCCCAGGAGCTGTGAGTCCTCCTCAGATGTTCCAGGAAACAAGCCTAACTGTAACAGGATATGACcttatgacctctgaccttgagCAGGAAGCTGCTGACCGTCGTCCTCTCTTTGCTCCTTTTCCACCTTCACTCCATtcatcatctcctcctcctcttcctctcatccAGGCCTCTGGAACAGACAAACTTCCTTCAAATCTGACTAAAATAAGAGCAGCTCGGACAAAATAAACGtttgttgactttaaaaatacCAGTTTAAATTCCCCCTgatggatgtttgtgttttttaaggttaacAGTTAGAAACCCGTCCACCAGAACAGTTTCTGATCCAATCTATAGCCCCTGAGTGGGTTTTTAACAAATCACagcaacattttattcatttaaatcagctgagaacaaacattatttcagccaatcagagacgAGATGCTCAGGTTAACCTCCACCTGCTGATTAAAGCTGCACattaacataaaacacaagaaactaaTTAAAACGCGTctccgaaccgaaccgaacggACCGTTAGCTGATGATGCTAGCAGCCGCAGAGACGGTTCGGCTCCAAGCAGGACGTCAGGTACCGTTTAAAGATGATAAACGCCAGTTAAAGGGGTTCTGTGTGCCTCCAGAGTCGAACCGGTGGGTTCCGAAGGcgtcagagaaacaaaaacgagacaaaaagcagaagcaGCGGCTAAAGTTCATGCAGAAACAAAGATGGCGCCGGTGTGTGTGGGGCTCGGTGCTGCCGCCGCTGGCCGGAGGCTGGAACTACAACAACACGGCGCCCATTATTCTCCTCATTTACTAAAGGTGCCACACTCAGCAGTAAACTCACAAACAGTAGGCTTCTGGTGATTAattctttttattcatgttgCACAGAGGATCTGCTTCTATCATTGCTTCAAcaatttaatcagaaaaaagaATAACCTCTGATTATTATAAATGATTGTTCTGTTAAAAGAAATCCAGGCAGTTCTGTAGGAAAATACTCTCAGAGgcttttacttctttttctggtagaaaaatgtctcatttaaGGACTCAGAACACCTGAATCTTCTACTACGTGTTAAATACACGACCAGTTAGCTGACAAGGGAAAAATGATTAAGATTGcgtttaaaatatattatttgttgATATTGTGAAGCATTCATTCAGAGTCTGGTGCTCAGTGTGGATATATATTTTATCTGAGTCCTTCCTGCTACATAACAGAGGTTTTCTCTCAGGAACCACTTATTCAGATTAAACAAGAAATACAGAACAAACCAAAGTTTATTAGGCTTTAAATCTGGGTGTTATTGAACCATTGTGAATTCTTCTGGTGTTTAATCACAGGAGTTTAAAATCTGAATGAGATTCAAATGTTTACAGACACAATAGTTTGTTTGATGATGAAAGTTACCTACAGCagcctgaaaataaaatctgcatttcTTTCATAATTTAAGATCCGTATTTTCTGATTAGTTctataattttagctttaaaaacgTATTCTTTGCTGAAGAACTGAGCCGTTTGTGATCCATGCTAATCTCTGATTCAGATTAGACActgaatcaaattaaaaatgttttataaactctTTATAGTAAGATAAGGTCTATCAATCACAGAACTGCTGTGTCATGAAATGATGCGGATCATGGGCCATGTAGAGATTTTACACAAGTTCATAATTCTGTCTTTATTAGAACCCTAACATTCATTTCTGGAACCAAACTCTGACCTTTACCCTAAACCGAACCCGTATCAGGACCGGGCTTTGGGCCAGAGAAGGACCACCAGTTCTGACAAGGTAGGTGATAAAAAGATTCTAAAGAGGtaacaaaaaccacacacacacacacacacacctgagagaGTAGATGAGATCATTCAGAGTGAACACAtttattaacaaacacacagactccATCACAGCAGCTACTGTTTCTTCTTCACCACGTGAGCACAGTCATATTTGCCTCTGACCACAGTGAGTTTGACTCCGGGCAGGTCCTGGGTCTTCCCGCCCTGGATCAGAACCACGTTGTGCTCCTGCAGGTTGTGTCCCTCCCCGGGGATGAACACCACCACCTCCTTCCCGTTGGACAGCCGCACCCGAGCGCACTTCCTGT is from Kryptolebias marmoratus isolate JLee-2015 unplaced genomic scaffold, ASM164957v2 Scaffold101, whole genome shotgun sequence and encodes:
- the LOC108229669 gene encoding gastrula zinc finger protein XlCGF17.1, with product MMNGVKVEKEQREDDGQQLPAQGGSPVQDPQILSTTQGPSLKRSKSKRRHVCSLCGRAFAGPSRLADHMAAHAGYKPHSCSICGKRFTKKINVYIHQRVHTGEKPYSCPHCGVSYSQRGCLRRHLVLHAPEKPFACSVCGRGFIQRRYLVQHERTHTGEKPFCCSLCPKRFASRSGLVDHRNSHAEQKLYSCSLCEKSFSSASSFRDHTQLHTGQKRHPCTLCSKSFNRPGLLRKHLEKHADGSADKDEESLHCFLCQKDFSSSKELQEHKRLLHTAPRYACDICGRGFSRSSRLTDHIRSHTGERPFQCDVCRKRFTVQRALRKHQEIHSREERHSAT